A genomic window from Bradyrhizobium lupini includes:
- a CDS encoding DUF2007 domain-containing protein, whose product MRELVRTNDMVLVSAIGALLDGANIHHLVLDQNMSIIEGSLGILPRRILVHEDDAIEARQLLTEAGLSHELRGDE is encoded by the coding sequence TTGCGAGAACTGGTTCGGACCAACGATATGGTGCTGGTGTCGGCGATCGGCGCGCTGCTCGACGGCGCCAACATCCATCATCTGGTGCTGGACCAGAACATGAGCATCATTGAGGGCTCGCTCGGCATTTTGCCGCGGCGGATCCTGGTCCACGAGGACGACGCCATCGAGGCCCGGCAGCTTCTGACCGAGGCCGGCCTCAGCCACGAACTGCGCGGCGATGAGTGA